GCCGCCAATCTCGCCCGACTGTTCCCAGCGATAGACGGTGCCGAACTCGGCCAGGCGCACCGGGAGATCGCGATAGCTCCGCTTCTCGCTCGCGAAGATGCGAATGTGATGCGGGCAGTTCATCGGCTTCAGGAGATAGCCGTCGATCTCGCCCGCCTTCATGCGATTGGAAAGCTCGCCACATGAACAGCCCTCGGCGGCGAGTGATGCAAGTTCGTCAGGATCAATCAGCGGCGGATACTGGCTCTCCTGGTAGTAGGGGTAGTGCCCGCTGGTGCGATAGAGCCCGAGTCGACCGATGTGTGGCGTGAAGACCTGGTGATAGCCCTGCTTGCGGAGCTCCTCGCTGATGAATGTCTGGAGTTCCTGCCGGATCACCGAGCCGTTCGGCGTCCAGAGAATGAGACCCTGCCCGACGAGTTCATCGATCGCGAAGAGCCGGAGTTGCTTGCCGATCACGCGATGATCGCGCTTCCGTGCCTCCTCGAGCTGGAGCAGGTAGGCGTCGAGATCCTCGCGCCGCGCGAAGGCGGTGCCGTAGACGCGAGTCAGGCGATCGCTCTTCTCATCGCCGTGCCAGTAGCTCGACGCGAGCGACATGACCTTGAAAGCGCCGATCCGTCCGGTTGAGGGGACATGCGGACCGCGGCAGAGATCCTCCCAGTTCGCACCGGGCGCGCCGGTCGCATACCAGGAGAGCGAGGTGCTGCCCGCGGCGATGGCCCTCTCGGCGTTGTCGAGCTTGTACTTGCTGCCTTCGCCACGGAGCTTCTCGAGACCCTTGGCGACATCGAGCTCATAACGCGTGAAGGGACGGTTCTCAGCCACGATCTTCGCCATCTCAGATTCGATCCTTGCGAAGTCGTCGCTGGAGATCGCGCGGCCATCGGGAAAGGCGATGTCGTAATAGAAGCCATTCTCGACGGGCGGGCCGTAGACCAGCCGGACCCCGGGATAGAGGCGCTCGATCGCTTCGGCCATGACATGGGCCGCGCTGTGGCGAATGAGCCAGAGGGCGTCGGGGTCAGTCGTCCCGTCTCGGGCTCGGTCGGTCAGGAGCGTGACGGCGCTGTCGGCGCTGATCGGCGTCGAGAGGTCACTGAGGGCGCCATTGATCTTGGCGCCGATGGCCGCCTTGACAAGGCCGGGGCCGATGTCCGCGGCGAGTTTGGCGGGAGTGACGGGGGAGTCGTAGGTGCGCTCACTGCCATCCGGCAGCTTGATCACGGGCATGGGGCGTACTGTATCGCCGTGGCGACGAGGCGCCGAAGAGCGATTTTTCGGCCGTTCGCGGCCGGATTGGACGATGAACTCCCGAGCGGCGATGATGTCGCCCGAGGAGATCTGCATGAGCCACGCCCACCGAAGCACGGTCCGTTTCAACATTCTGCGCTCGGCGCTCGCGGTCGCGGTCATGGTCACCGTGACGCTCTTTGCCCAGGGATGTGTCTGCAAGCCTTGCCGAGGGGGCTTCTGTCCGTCGCCATCCGGAGAGGGCGCCGCGGCCACCACGCTCCGATTGGTTCAGCCACTGACGATCTCGACCTCGAGCGTCAGCGCCACCAAGGCGACGGCCAGCGCGCCCAGCGGGACTTGAGAGAGCCTCTCCTGCGGGGGAGGTTGGGCTCGTGAGCGCCGCGGATGAACAGCATGGTTCAGGCGGAACTCAGGGTTTGCCGGCCGACGAGGGGCCACACGGCCAAGTGAAGCACTCATCGGCGTCCTGCCGCCTTGATCTTCCGATCGAGGGCATGTCGTGCGCGTCCTGCGCTTCGCGCATCGAGCGACAGCTCTTGGCCCAGCCCGGGGTTGGCTCGGCGAGCGTCAACTTCGCCACGCGCATTGCGACGATCCACTTCACCCCCGGTTCCGCGACGCAGCACTCCTTGACGAGGGCGGTGGAGTCGATCGGGTTCGGGGTCGGCGCTTCCGTTGACGATGCGAGTGCCGACCATGGTCAGGGCAGCCACCACCACCACCACGGTGGCCTGATCGGCGGCTCGGGCGGCGGCGACAACGCGGCGCTTCGAGAAGCCCGGAGCCTTCTGTGGAGAACGATCATCGGAGCGCTCTTCGCGCTGCCGCTGGTGGTGATCGCGATGAGTCACGGAGCGATTCCGCTCCTCAATCGGCCCGGCACGGAGTGGGTGCAGTGTCTCCTCGCGACGCCGGTGCTGTTCTGGTGCGGTGCGCCGATCTTTCGCTCGGCGTGGCGCGCGGCTCTGCATGGGAGCGCCACAATGGACACGCTCGTGGCGCTTGGAACAGGCGCGGCGTACCTCGCGTCACTTGCAGCCACCATTCACCCCGAGTTCTTCATGACCGTGCTCAGTTCGGATCAGGGCGGGCGCGCGCATGGGGCCCCTGTCTACTACGAAGCGGCCGCGGTGATCATCGTGCTGATTCTCCTGGGACGGACTCTTGAGGCTCGTGCATCGCACCGCACCGGCGAGGCGATTCGCCGACTGGTGCAACTTGCCCCGAGAACAGCGCGCGTGATCCGGCAGGGCGCCGAGGTCGAAGTTCCACTCGACGAAGTGCGCGCGGGCGACCTGGTTCTGGTCCGACCCGGCGAGAAGATCCCCGTCGATGGCCGTGTTGAAGAGGGCGCTTCGGCTGTGGATGAGTCGATGCTCACCGGCGAGAGCGTGCCCGTTGAGAAGATCATCGGGGCCACGGTCTTCGGCGCCACGCTGAATACCACTGGAGCGTTGCGGGTTCGCGCGACGCGAGTCGGCGCCGAGACGACCCTTCAGCAGATCGTGCGGCTCGTGCGCGAGGCGCAGGGTTCGAAGGCTCCGATCGCCCGACTCGCCGATCGGATCAGTGGCGTCTTTGTCCCGATCGTGATGGTGGTCGCGCTGGGGGCCGGCATCACATGGTGGTTCGCGGCACCCGATGCGGTGCGATTGAACATGGCGCTCGTGACTGCCGTCTCGGTGCTCGTCATCGCATGCCCCTGCGCGCTGGGGCTCGCCACTCCGACTGCGATCATGGTCGGCACAGGTCGCGGCGCCGAGCGAGGCATCCTGATCCGGAGCGGCGCAGCGCTCGAGAGAGCGCACCAGGTGAATGCTGTTGTCTTTGACAAGACCGGCACCTTGACCGAGGGGCGTCCTGCCCTCGCCGAGATCCACCCGATGCCTGGCTGGAGCGAGGCGTCGCTTCTTGCCATCGCGGCGTCGGCGGAGCGGCGGAGTGAACATCCGCTTGCGCAGGCGATCGTGCGCGCTTCCGAGGCGATGGGCCTCATTCTCGTGGAGCCAGAGGCGTTCAAGGCCCTCGTCGGTCATGGCGTGCAGGCGCGTGTTGATGGGCGCGAAGTTCTGATCGGGCGCGAGTCGCTCCTGCGCGAGCACGGCGTGGCGACAGCGCTCGCCGAACAGGCCGGGCGGCTCGCCGAACAGGGGGCCACACCGATGTTCGTCGCGGTGGATGGCGCCATGGCGGGAGTGATCGCGGTGGCAGATCCCGTCAAGAGCGCATCGCCCGATGCCGTCGCCACGCTGCGCTCAATGGGGGTGCGCGTCGTGATGCTCACCGGCGATGACCGTCGTACGGCCGCGTCGGTGGCGAGGCGCGTGGGCGTTGATGAAGTGGTGGCCGAGGTGCTCCCCGAGGCGAAGGTCGCCGCCGTGCGCTCACTTCAAGAGGAGCGGCACATTGTGGCCATGGTGGGCGATGGCATCAATGACGCCCCGGCGCTTGCGCAGGCCGATGTCGGCATGGCCATCGGGACTGGCACGGACATCGCCATCGAGAGCGCGCCAATCACGCTGATGCGAGGTGATCCGCGCCTTGCGGCCGAGGCGATCACCTTGTCGCGCCTCACCATGCGAACGATTCGCCAGAATCTCTTCTGGGCGTTTGCCTACAACACGCTCGGCATTCCCATTGCGGCCGGAGTGCTCTATCCCTTCACCGGTTGGCTGCTCTCGCCCATTCTCGCGAGTGCCGCCATGGCTCTCTCCAGCGTCAGCGTGGTGCTCAACAGCCTGCGCCTCCGGCGAGCCTGAGGATGGGCGATTGATTCGAGGAAGCGGCCTGTGTGACCGGGCTCCTCCAATCACGATGCTCCGAGGCTTCTACTCCCGCGATCCGCCGGGTCGCGGGCCATCGCCAAAGAGTGGGACTTGGTTCGGAAGCGGCTTCGGCCGGGACTGGAGTTCCTCGACCTCCTTCTGAAGTTCATCGAGGGAGCTGAACTTGAAGTACTCGCTGGCGAAGCGCACATAGGCAATCTCGTCGAGCTCACGCAGGTGCGCGGCGACTCGCCGGCCGATCTCAACGCTGGGCACTTCGCGATCGAAGTCCCTGACGATCTCCTGCTCGACGCGCTGCACGATCTGCTCCTTGTCACTCTCCGAGATGGGGCGCTTTCCGCACGCGGCGCGAATGCCGCCGAGGATCTTCGACCCGTCGAAGGGAGTGCGCGAGCCATCCTTCTTCACCACCACCAGGCGCGCCTGGAGTTCCATCCGCTCATAGGTGGTAAAGCGACGGCTGCACCGCATGCACTCCCGACGACGCCGAATGGAGGCGCCATCTTCGGCCGAGCGGCTGTCGATGACCTTCGACTCCTCGTGTTGGCAGGCGGGGCAGCGCACTGAGAGCGTTCACTCCGGCGTCGCGCCAGGCGCGGCAGGTGTGGGTTTGGCGTCGGGAGAGGGTGGTGGGTCGTTTGCCTGTTCGGCGCCGCGGCGTCCGAGGGGAACGACCCGCGGCGCGCTCGGCCCCTGCGGCGCGGGCCGCGTGGCGCGGTCACTGAAGGGCAGGCGACCTGGTCGATAGGTTGGCTCACCATCGATCTGCTCGATCGAGAAGACGAGCACGGCGTAGCCATCGAGTTCAAAGTGTTCCAAGTCGAAGCGCACGCGGCGCTCTTCCGCGATGTCGAACTCCGCCGTGTCGACGGTCGGACCATGCCAGTCCCATCGCTCGATCACTGTGTTTCCGTCGATGCGGAGGCGGACGCCGTCGTCGCTCAAGGTGCGGACTCGATAGCGCCCTGCCGGAAGCTCCGCCTCGGTGGTGGCGATCATGCCGAAGAAGTCCGCGGGGAGCCTCGCACCTTTCAGATCTTCGGGGCCATCAAGATCCGACGGGCCGCGGTGACCGTAGCGCAGTTCGAGTGACTTGAGAGGCACGCGCACTCCGTGGGTGGCCTCTTGGCGCCACCCCTCGAGGTCCTCGCGCGGATCGACCGTCCAGGCGAAGAAGGTTGCTTCCCACTCCGCGTTGAAGAGCGCTCCACGCACCGCGATGGGTTGAGGCTGTTCGCCGACATGGACTCGCAACTCGTAGGAAGTGAAGCGATTCGGGAAGGGGGAGTAGACGACGATCGGCTGGCCGCCGCTCCCTCCGCCGAGTCTCGCGCCGCCCGGGCCCCGAATTGTGGCTGATCGGAAGGGCTCCTGTCCGAGCAGCCTCCAGAGATCCGTCCCCCCCTCGCTTCGATCGAAGATGAGCAGCGGCTCCGTCCAGTCATATGGGCCCCGCTCGGTCATGACGATGTGCTCGCGTCCCGCCAGAAACGCGCGGCTTCCGATCGCCTCGCTGCGGCCAGGCATGCGGTCGAGTCGATCGCGGAGGGCGAGAAGCATGGCGCTGCTGCCCTTGGCTTCCTCGCGGAGTGTCTTGACCGCCTCGATTTGAGCGGCCTCCACGCGATCGATGGGAGGGAGCGCGTCGACCTCGACCGCAACGCGCTCCGTTCGATTGCCCGCGACGAAGATCGAAGTGCACTCCCGGCTCTGGAGCCCGATTCCGCAGTCAACGAAGGTGTTGTCAACAACCACGCTCTCGCGGCACTCGGCGCCGTTGGCGCGGGCCCATGCTTTCCGAAGGAGTTCGCGATCGTCATCCCACCAGAGCTTGATGGCGACGCCCTGGCTTCGGAACTGGTTCTGGGCGATCAGCAGCCGGGAGCCATGCTCGATCGAGATGGCCGCTTCCTCTCCGGAGTTCGTCGTTGAGCCGTTGGACTCGAAGACATTCGCCATGATGCGAGTGCCCTGCGAGTAGCCCCCCCAGATGCCGGTGATTCCGCAGCGGCGCAGCGTGTTGAGCACAATGATCGTATCGAAGGAGAAGGTCACCTCGATCCCATGCGCCACGGCATCGGAGAAGTCGTTCCCGATGATGAGGTTTCGATTGCACCCGCGGCCGAGCGAGAAGGTCATCGCCGGGTCGGTGGCCTCGGCCTCCTCGGGCAACTCGGGGCCGAGCGCTTCGAGCCCCGCGAAGATGAAGATTCCATCGCCGGAGTGGGTCGCGGAGTTGAGGGCGATGACATTGTCCGAGCACTGCTCGAAGAGGAGGATGCCTGCGGAGTCCTGGCCTCGGTTGTAGACACCATGGCTGTAGCCGCGCACGCAGAAGTCGAAGCGATTGCGGGCGATCGTGTTGCGACTAGATCGCCAGAGCGCCAGCCCCCACCCGGAGAGGAAGGAGCACTCGCAGTCGGCGACGATCGAGTCGTTCACGCGGTCGAGAACGATGCCATTCTGAGCGCCCATGCCGACGGCGCGGACGCGCTCGATCCGGCAGCGATCGGAGCGCTCGACGCAGATCGCGGCGCCGTAGCGGGTGCGCCACTCATGGGAATCGTTGCGATGGGGCCAGAGCCAGTCTCCGGCGTCTTCGGCGGCGCTGCTGCTGGAGAGCCGTTCGCCCCAGTTGCCCGAGACATCGAGATCGTGAAGGTGCAGCTCATCACAGCCGCTGGCGAGAATGCCCACCTTGAACCCCCGGATCGAGCCGTTGCGGAGAGTGATCCCGCGACCTCGCAGGACAACTCCCGTCCCCGTTCGCTCCCAGGGTTCGACCGAATCCGCGGTGCCGCGCAAGACTCCGCCATCGAGGTCGATGACGAGACCGTCGCCCTCGATGACCACGGCGCCGGCGCCATCGAGATCGGGAAGCGGCGTGGATGGAAGTCGAAGGCGCGCCGAGTGCGTGACGCGCTGGCCGGCGCGCTCGATCGAAAGGATCGGCAGTTCTTCGACGGCGGCGCCCGCCGGAGGAGTCTGGGCCGCGGAGAGCGGGGTGAGTCCGAGCAGTGACGCGGCGATCAGCGCCACGAGGAATGAAGATCGGTGAAAGCCGATGCAGTGGGAGATGATCCCGCCGTACGCGCTGATCGCCCTGCTCCCAGCGGCAGTGACCCCGACCATCGTCAAATCTCCTCAATCTCCGAGATCTTCTTGGCGCTCATCTCCTCGACCTTGTGGGTGTGATCCTGGGTCAGCTTGTCGACATCGGCCTTGGCGCTCTTGGCTGAGTCCTCCGTCACGCCCGCCACCTTGTCGTGGAGCATCTGTTCAATCTGCTTGTTGGCATCGCGCCGCTCGTTGCGGATGGCGACTTTGGTGTCCTCCGCAAGCTTCTTGACCTGCCCGCCGAGTTGTCGGCGCCGCTCGGCACTGGGCGGCGGCACATTGACCCGGAAGATGCCGCCTTCCGACATCGGGTTGTACCCCGCCTTCTCGATGGCCTTCATGATCTCCGCACGAGCGCCAGGGTCGAACGGCTTGACGACGAGCTGCGTGGCCTCGGACACGCTGATCGCCGCCAGTTCGCGGAGATCGGTGCTCGATCCGTAGTAGTCCACCTTGAGGTACTCAAGCAGGGCCGTCGAGGCGCGGCCCGTCCGCATCCCGCGCAGTTCGCGCGCCAGGTGCTCGACGGACTTGTTCATGCGATCCTCGCACTCGAGGAGGACGGTATCGATGTCCATGACGAATCCCTTC
This region of Phycisphaeraceae bacterium genomic DNA includes:
- the thrS gene encoding threonine--tRNA ligase, whose protein sequence is MPVIKLPDGSERTYDSPVTPAKLAADIGPGLVKAAIGAKINGALSDLSTPISADSAVTLLTDRARDGTTDPDALWLIRHSAAHVMAEAIERLYPGVRLVYGPPVENGFYYDIAFPDGRAISSDDFARIESEMAKIVAENRPFTRYELDVAKGLEKLRGEGSKYKLDNAERAIAAGSTSLSWYATGAPGANWEDLCRGPHVPSTGRIGAFKVMSLASSYWHGDEKSDRLTRVYGTAFARREDLDAYLLQLEEARKRDHRVIGKQLRLFAIDELVGQGLILWTPNGSVIRQELQTFISEELRKQGYHQVFTPHIGRLGLYRTSGHYPYYQESQYPPLIDPDELASLAAEGCSCGELSNRMKAGEIDGYLLKPMNCPHHIRIFASEKRSYRDLPVRLAEFGTVYRWEQSGEIGGMTRVRGFTQDDAHLFCREDQVADEVRGCLGLVKLIFSTLGMSDYRVRVGLRDPDSSKYVGDPANWSRAEAACRAAAEWLGVPFTAEAGEAAFYGPKIDFIVKDVIGRAWQLGTVQVDYNLPERFDLSYVGSDNSLHRPVMIHRAPFGSMERFIGCLIEHFGGAFPLWLSPEQVRVLPISEKSEAYAAELQTALRAQGLRAGLDSGSDRIQGRIRTAAEERIPYMAIVGPRDAEERKVSVRVRGRPENAGVLDFAEFVDRLVDEYRSRGARTLASVLAP
- a CDS encoding copper-translocating P-type ATPase: MSCASCASRIERQLLAQPGVGSASVNFATRIATIHFTPGSATQHSLTRAVESIGFGVGASVDDASADHGQGSHHHHHGGLIGGSGGGDNAALREARSLLWRTIIGALFALPLVVIAMSHGAIPLLNRPGTEWVQCLLATPVLFWCGAPIFRSAWRAALHGSATMDTLVALGTGAAYLASLAATIHPEFFMTVLSSDQGGRAHGAPVYYEAAAVIIVLILLGRTLEARASHRTGEAIRRLVQLAPRTARVIRQGAEVEVPLDEVRAGDLVLVRPGEKIPVDGRVEEGASAVDESMLTGESVPVEKIIGATVFGATLNTTGALRVRATRVGAETTLQQIVRLVREAQGSKAPIARLADRISGVFVPIVMVVALGAGITWWFAAPDAVRLNMALVTAVSVLVIACPCALGLATPTAIMVGTGRGAERGILIRSGAALERAHQVNAVVFDKTGTLTEGRPALAEIHPMPGWSEASLLAIAASAERRSEHPLAQAIVRASEAMGLILVEPEAFKALVGHGVQARVDGREVLIGRESLLREHGVATALAEQAGRLAEQGATPMFVAVDGAMAGVIAVADPVKSASPDAVATLRSMGVRVVMLTGDDRRTAASVARRVGVDEVVAEVLPEAKVAAVRSLQEERHIVAMVGDGINDAPALAQADVGMAIGTGTDIAIESAPITLMRGDPRLAAEAITLSRLTMRTIRQNLFWAFAYNTLGIPIAAGVLYPFTGWLLSPILASAAMALSSVSVVLNSLRLRRA
- the nrdR gene encoding transcriptional regulator NrdR; translation: MRCPACQHEESKVIDSRSAEDGASIRRRRECMRCSRRFTTYERMELQARLVVVKKDGSRTPFDGSKILGGIRAACGKRPISESDKEQIVQRVEQEIVRDFDREVPSVEIGRRVAAHLRELDEIAYVRFASEYFKFSSLDELQKEVEELQSRPKPLPNQVPLFGDGPRPGGSRE
- a CDS encoding right-handed parallel beta-helix repeat-containing protein; this translates as MVGVTAAGSRAISAYGGIISHCIGFHRSSFLVALIAASLLGLTPLSAAQTPPAGAAVEELPILSIERAGQRVTHSARLRLPSTPLPDLDGAGAVVIEGDGLVIDLDGGVLRGTADSVEPWERTGTGVVLRGRGITLRNGSIRGFKVGILASGCDELHLHDLDVSGNWGERLSSSSAAEDAGDWLWPHRNDSHEWRTRYGAAICVERSDRCRIERVRAVGMGAQNGIVLDRVNDSIVADCECSFLSGWGLALWRSSRNTIARNRFDFCVRGYSHGVYNRGQDSAGILLFEQCSDNVIALNSATHSGDGIFIFAGLEALGPELPEEAEATDPAMTFSLGRGCNRNLIIGNDFSDAVAHGIEVTFSFDTIIVLNTLRRCGITGIWGGYSQGTRIMANVFESNGSTTNSGEEAAISIEHGSRLLIAQNQFRSQGVAIKLWWDDDRELLRKAWARANGAECRESVVVDNTFVDCGIGLQSRECTSIFVAGNRTERVAVEVDALPPIDRVEAAQIEAVKTLREEAKGSSAMLLALRDRLDRMPGRSEAIGSRAFLAGREHIVMTERGPYDWTEPLLIFDRSEGGTDLWRLLGQEPFRSATIRGPGGARLGGGSGGQPIVVYSPFPNRFTSYELRVHVGEQPQPIAVRGALFNAEWEATFFAWTVDPREDLEGWRQEATHGVRVPLKSLELRYGHRGPSDLDGPEDLKGARLPADFFGMIATTEAELPAGRYRVRTLSDDGVRLRIDGNTVIERWDWHGPTVDTAEFDIAEERRVRFDLEHFELDGYAVLVFSIEQIDGEPTYRPGRLPFSDRATRPAPQGPSAPRVVPLGRRGAEQANDPPPSPDAKPTPAAPGATPE
- the frr gene encoding ribosome recycling factor; its protein translation is MDIDTVLLECEDRMNKSVEHLARELRGMRTGRASTALLEYLKVDYYGSSTDLRELAAISVSEATQLVVKPFDPGARAEIMKAIEKAGYNPMSEGGIFRVNVPPPSAERRRQLGGQVKKLAEDTKVAIRNERRDANKQIEQMLHDKVAGVTEDSAKSAKADVDKLTQDHTHKVEEMSAKKISEIEEI